One genomic region from Bufo bufo chromosome 3, aBufBuf1.1, whole genome shotgun sequence encodes:
- the RRP8 gene encoding ribosomal RNA-processing protein 8 gives MFETCDWNDEGEGLILSPAENEEKSSAQEKGTSSRKKRLKRNRQLQQVLRSLNTPSTLYPDLPPAPDTTSVKRRKKPAPGKTGIEGHLPEVDPRAEEPPQSAEKLSRRQWRNKLKNKKKSRNKFKVDSGTSGQRTAENRDTARDPGAGATAAPGEAPPKQGDRKTKSQKSQGKQNGNVLVDRAEQTQPPPGSSAWKRPKAEHLRAAEPRTSASGARVTPQERARLKKLKKVMQCQAGSKAPEIASEEDPQKAFKEAEQPPEADNSDARQDRSAELRARMEQRLKSARFRYINQQLYTSDSQEALNLFQQDPDAFSCYHTGFSQQVQRWPVNPITEIIKYIKNRPSSLVVADFGCGDALLARSVRNKVHSFDLVALNDHVTVCDMAKVPLAGSSVDVAVFCLSLMGKNLSDFLQEANRILKPGGVLLVAEVSSRFDDIRPFLNAMSQLGFKSINKNTENSYFFLFEFSKTGGARDASKHPGLQLKPCLYKKR, from the exons ATGTTTGAGACGTGTGACTGGAACGATGAGGGTGAAGGTCTGATCCTGAGTCCGGCTGAAAACGAGGAAAAGTCCAGTGCTCAGGAGAAG GGAACATCAAGCAGAAAGAAGCGGCTGAAGAGAAACCGtcagctccagcaggtcctgcgcAGCCTCAATACCCCCAGTACTCTGTACCCCGACCTCCCGCCAGCCCCGGACACCACATCTGTCAAGAGGCGGAAGAAACCCGCACCAG GTAAGACGGGTATAGAAGGACACCTCCCTGAAGTTGACCCCAGGGCTGAGGAACCCCCACAGTCTGCAGAGAAGCTGAGCCGCCGGCAGTGGAGGAACAAGCTGAAGAATAAGAAGAAGAGTCGGAACAAGTTCAAGGTTGACTCGGGAACATCGGGGCAAAGAACCGCAGAGAACAGGGACACAGCCAGAGATCCGGGAGCCGGGGCCACAGCAGCTCCAGGGGAGGCCCCACCAAAGCAGGGAGACAGAAAAACAAAGTCCCAGAAATCCCAAGGGAAGCAGAATGGAAATGTCCTGGTAGATCGAGCAGAGCAGACCCAACCACCGCCGGGGAGCTCCGCATGGAAACGGCCGAAGGCCGAGCATCTCCGAGCAGCTGAGCCGAGGACGTCAGCATCTGGTGCCCGGGTGACCCCTCAAGAGAGAGCCAGGCTGAAGAAACTGAAGAAGGTGATGCAGTGCCAGGCTGGCAGCAAGGCACCAGAGATCGCCAGTGAGGAGGACCCCCAAAAAGCCTTCAAAGAAGCCGAGCAGCCACCGGaggctgataacagcgatgccaggcAGGACCGGTCAGCAGAGCTGCGCGCTCGTATGGAGCAGAGACTGAAATCTGCGCGCTTCCGCTACATCAACCAGCAGCTGTACACGTCAGACAGCCAGGAGGCCCTCAACCTCTTCCAGCAAGACCCCGATGCCTTCTCCTGCTACCACACTGGCTTCTCCCAGCAGGTCCAGCGCTGGCCAGTCAACCCCATTACCGAGATCATCAAGTACATCAAGAACAG GCCGTCCTCTCTGGTGGTCGCTGATTTCGGCTGTGGAGACGCCCTCCTGGCACGCAGCGTTCGGAACAAGGTTCATTCCTTTGACCTGGTGGCCCTGAACGATCATGTGACGGTGtgtgacatggccaag GTGCCTCTCGCGGGCAGCTCGGTGGATGTCGCCGTCTTCTGTCTGTCTCTGATGGGGAAGAATCTCAGTGATTTTCTGCAGGAGGCGAATCGCATCTTAAAGCCGGG TGGGGTGTTACTTGTGGCCGAGGTGAGCAGTCGTTTTGATGACATCAGGCCGTTCCTCAACGCAATGTCACAGTTGGGCTTCAAGAGCATCAATAAA AACACAGAGAACTCGTATTTCTTCCTCTTTGAATTCAGCAAGACGGGAGGTGCGCGAGATGCCTCCAAACATCCAGGCCTGCAGCTGAAGCCGTGTCTGTACAAGAAGAGATGA